A section of the Brachyhypopomus gauderio isolate BG-103 chromosome 13, BGAUD_0.2, whole genome shotgun sequence genome encodes:
- the snip1 gene encoding smad nuclear-interacting protein 1, with the protein MDDRKRDKKSPVREKIKIKEEKLSPVRPHRPRRLSSGSDRSSTSPPRRREHRSHVREKDRSIERRDRSSGRQRDRSPPGRRRSPDHTDVRIKRKKDDQRERGSASHEQRVKRERDLPRQRERETVQQRHRERSCERQSHLQQQQQAEREQHNERRRENRLRQEADDENEMHAFGGEQSNDSATAAEKEKPNFELSGALVEDTNTFRGVVIKYNEPPEARIPKRRWRLYPFKNDEPLPVMYIHRQSAYLLGRQRKIADIPIDHPSCSKQHAVFQYRLAEFTRADGTAGRRVKPYIIDLGSGNGTYLNNQRIEAQRYYELKEKDVLKFGFSSREYVLLHEFSDTAEVDAKGEEDEEDEDEGLDE; encoded by the exons ATGGATGACAGGAAACGAGACAAAAAGTCTCCCGTTCGtgaaaaaatcaaaataaaagaAGAGAAACTGAGCCCGGTTAGGCCTCACAGACCGCGCCGTTTGAGTTCCGGCTCGGACCGCAGCAGCACGAGCCCGCCGAGGAGACGCGAacatcg ATCGCACGTCAGAGAGAAGGACAGATCGATAGAAAGAAGGGATCGCTCGTCAGGACGACAGCGGGACAGATCCCCGCCAGGCCGGAGAAGAAGTCCTGATCACACTGATGTCCGGATAAAGCGG AAAAAAGATGATCAGCGTGAAAGAGGGAGTGCGTCCCATGAGCAGCGCgtcaaaagagaaagagacttGCCTCGTCAGCGAGAGCGTGAGACGGtacagcagagacacagagagaggtcTTGTGAGCGGCAATCacatctacagcagcagcagcaagcagaaagggaacagcaCAATGAGCGTCGTCGAGAAAACCGACTTAGGCAAGAGGCAGACGATGAAAACGAGATGCACGCCTTTGGTGGTGAACAGAGCAACGATTCTGCCACTGCAGCTGAGAAAGAAAAGCCCAACTTTGAACTCTCAGGTGCCCTGGTGGAAGATACCAACACGTTTCGAGGGGTGGTCATTAAGTACAATGAGCCACCCGAGGCCCGAATACCTAAGAGAAGGTGGCGATTATACCCTTTCAAAAATGATGAGCCACTGCCAGTCATGTACATCCATCGGCAGAGTGCCTATTTGCTTGGAAGACAAAGGAAGATAGCTGATATACCTATTGATCACCCTTCTTGTTCCAAGCAGCATGCTGTCTTTCAGTACAG GCTAGCAGAGTTCACTCGAGCTGACGGCACGGCAGGCAGGAGGGTGAAGCCCTACATTATTGACTTGGGCTCAGGTAATGGTACATACCTGAACAATCAGCGCATTGAAGCCCAGCGCTACTACGAGCTGAAAGAGAAAGACGTGCTGAAGTTTGGCTTCAGCAGCCGAGAGTACGTGCTACTGCATGAATTTTCTGACACGGCTGAGGTTGATGCTAAGGGagaagaggatgaagaggacGAGGATGAAGGCCTTGATGAATAG
- the gpn2 gene encoding GPN-loop GTPase 2 produces MSSQHQEISPCFGQVLIGPPGSGKTTYCRGMQEFLNHLGRKVVVINLDPANERLPYQCAVDISELVTLDDVMEGLKLGPNGGLIYCMEYLTTNLDWLEGKLKEHRDCYFLFDCPGQVELYTHHSSIRSIFAKLAKWNFRLTAVHLVDSHYCADPAKFISVLCTSLSTMLHVELPHVNVLSKMDLIEQYGKLAFNLDFYTEVMDLSYLVEHLASDPFFKKFHHLNEKLAEVIQDYGLVSFVPLNVQDKESMMQVLRTVDKANGYCFGDLEERNLQAMMSAAVGADFQFDSTLGVQERYLEPNKKSLEEEVMEL; encoded by the exons ATGTCCTCCCAACATCAGGAGATATCTCCATGTTTTGGTCAGGTTCTTATTGGGCCACCCGGCTCGGGTAAAACAACCTACTGCCGTGGCATGCAAGAGTTCTTGAACCATCTTGGACGCAAAGTCGTAGTGATAAACCTCGACCCTGCAAACGAAAGACTTCCATATCAGTGTGCAGTGGACATATCGGAGCTTGTTACCCTTGATGATGTGATGGAGGGTTTGAAGCTAGGCCCTAATGGTGGCCTTATCTATTGTATGGAGTACTTAACCACCAATTTGGACTGGTTAGAGGGTAAACTGAAGGAACATCGTGACTGCTACTTCCTCTTCGACTGCCCTGGCCAGGTGGAACTCTACACCCACCACAGTTCAATCAGAAGTATATTTGCCAAGCTGGCAAAATGGAATTTCAGG CTGACTGCAGTGCATCTGGTGGACTCTCATTATTGTGCTGACCCAGCCAAGTTCATATCTGTTCTCTGCACCTCCTTATCCACCATGCTTCATGTAGAACTGCCTCATGTCAACGTTCTGTCTAAAATGGACCTTATTGAGCAGTATGGGAAGCTGG CCTTCAATCTCGATTTCTACACGGAGGTTATGGACCTGTCATACTTGGTGGAACATCTGGCATCTGACCCATTCTTCAAGAAGTTCCACCACCTGAATGAGAAGTTGGCGGAGGTCATTCAAGACTACGGCCTGGTGTCCTTTGTTCCTTTAAATGTCCAG gACAAGGAAAGCATGATGCAAGTCCTGCGCACGGTGGACAAGGCAAACGGCTACTGTTTTGGTGACTTGGAGGAAAGGAATCTGCAGGCCATGATGTCTGCTGCAGTTGGTGCAGATTTTCAGTTTGACTC AACCCTTGGGGTACAAGAGAGATATTTGGAGCCCAACAAAAAGTCTTTGGAAGAAGAAGTCATGGAATTGTAA